The Gemmatimonadales bacterium genome contains the following window.
ACGGCGTGGTCTTCCAGGAAGAACTGCGCGGTGAGCGGCGTATCGAAGTAGAGCGAAATGGGGGCCGAGCGGTCGAGCTGCTCATCGGTGAAGGCGCGGAGCGCGTCGGCCGCCAGCGTGCTGTTCTTGCGGAGCAGCGCGATCGCCTCCTCGCGGGTGGTGCCGGCATGCTCGCGGGCATGGGTGGCGTTGATCTCGTGGACCGCCTGCCAGGTCACACCCGTAATGGCGTTCCCGCCGGCCACGGTCTGGGCCAGCTCGATCTCGAGCGGGTACATCGTCGCGACGTGATGCACGATCA
Protein-coding sequences here:
- a CDS encoding DinB family protein is translated as MTRRSDALAETLLQGATALAELAATLTDAEWQTRVPRDGRTVGVIVHHVATMYPLEIELAQTVAGGNAITGVTWQAVHEINATHAREHAGTTREEAIALLRKNSTLAADALRAFTDEQLDRSAPISLYFDTPLTAQFFLEDHAVRHSWHHTARIRQALAQGVPAAV